A single Crateriforma conspicua DNA region contains:
- a CDS encoding MerR family transcriptional regulator: protein MRFNRLPRPTGKQMTEKLSEYLKTAEAAEFLGVSQNTLRTWAKHGKIPVQINPMNNYRLFRRKDLQKLLDSVAKPVSRRSK, encoded by the coding sequence ATGCGATTCAACCGTCTCCCTCGACCGACAGGGAAGCAAATGACTGAAAAGCTAAGCGAGTACCTGAAGACGGCAGAGGCAGCGGAGTTTTTGGGCGTCAGCCAGAACACACTTCGGACTTGGGCTAAGCACGGGAAAATCCCAGTCCAAATCAACCCGATGAACAACTATCGTCTGTTCCGCAGAAAAGATCTGCAGAAGCTGCTCGACTCCGTGGCTAAGCCAGTATCGCGGAGGTCGAAATGA